ATCAAGTTCGCCGAGAACGGCGAGCTGGCGGCGAAGGACATCTTCATCTACGAGGTGAAGGACAACAAGCTGCCGCTGCTCGGCAACAGCAACGAAGCGAAGGTCTCGTAGGCGTCACCACGCCCCGGACCGACCGCCCCCTTCCCGGGGGCCCCTGATGGCGCGGGAGCGGGAGCGCTACAGCGCTCCCGCTCCTTTTGACGAAGGCGACCGAAGGTGCTCGACGACTTCATCAATCAATTCTGGCCGTCGACCGTCGACGGGCTGGCGCTGGGCGCGATCTACGCGCTGCTGGCGCTGGGCTACACGATGGTCTACGGCGTTCTCCGGCTGATCAACTTCGCGCACGCCGACATCTTCATGGTCGGCACGTTCGCGGCGCTGTGGACGGTGCGGACCCTGGACGTGTCCGCGGTGGGCGGCGTCGCGCTGATCGGCGTGGTGGCGCTCATGGCGGTCGTCGGCGGCGCGGTCGCGGGCGGCGGCGCGATGCTGCTGGAGGTGGCGGCCTACAGGCCGCTGCGCAAACGGGGCGCGTCGAGACTGGCGGCGCTGATCTCGGCGATCGGCGCGTCGATCTTCATTCAGCAGCTGATGGGCACGGTGCTGATCCACAAGGTGTTCGGGACGTCGAAGGAGGGCGGCAAGCTCGACGTCAACGAGCACTTCAAGAAGCTCTCGGACGTCGTGGACGTCGGGCCGATCCTGATCCGCAACGACCAGTTGATCGTGTTCGTGGGCGCGGTGGTCATGATGGTCGCGCTGGACCAGTTCGTGAACCGCACGAAGCTCGGCCGGGGCATCCGCTCGACGGCGCAGGACCCGGAGACGGCGGTGCTGATGGGCGTGAACATCGACCGGGTCGTGCAGGTGACGTTCCTGGTCGGCGGGGTCATGGCCGGCGTGGCCGCGGCGCTGTACTTCCTGCGCTTCGAGAGCACGAACTACTTCGTCGGCTTCCTGCTCGGCATCAAGGCGTTCACGGCGGCGGTGCTCGGCGGCATCGGCAACCTCCGGGGCGCCCTGGTCGGCGGGTTCACCCTCGGGTTGCTGGAGATGTACGGTTCGAGCTTCTTCGGTTCCCAGTGGCGCGACGTGGTCGCGTTCTCGGTGCTGATCCTGGTCCTGATGTTCCGTCCCACCGGCATTCTCGGTGAGTCCCTCCAGCGGGCGCGCGCATGAACCTCACGAAGAACGCAAACGGAAACGGCGGCGCGGGCGGCATCCGCTCGGCGCGTGACAAGTTCTCCCTGGACCCGCTCCGCGACTGGTGGGCGTCGGCTCCCGGCGCGGTGCGGTGGGTGGTCTACCTCCTGCTGATCGTCGGGGCGCTGCTGCTGCCGAGCGAGGCGATCGGCTCGTTCATGGCGCCGAGCGGCAGCGACTGGCCGTCGATGCTGAGCAGCCAGATCGCGATCTACGTGCTGCTGGCGATCGGGCTGAACGTGGTGGTCGGCATGGCCGGCCTCCTCGACCTCGGATATGTGGCGTTCTACGCGGTCGGCGGCTACACGATGGCCATCTTCGCGACGCGCTACGAGTGGAACTTCTGGGAGTCGCTGGGGCTGGCGATCGGGTTCTCGGCGCTCGCGGGGGTCATCCTCGGTGCGCCGACGCTGCGGCTGCGCGGCGACTACCTGGCGATCGTGACGCTCGGCTTCGGTGAGATCGTCAAGCGGACGGCGAACAACAGCTCGTACGTGAACGGCCCGCGCGGCGTGCAGGGGATCCCGCACCCGCCGTCGCTGTCGGAGTTCGAGATCCTGGGCGTCCAGCCGCTGAAGTACGGGCTGCTGGACGCGCGGCCGTACTACTACCTGCTGGTCCTGTTCATCATCGTCGCGATCGTTTTCGTGAAGCGGCTGGAGCGGTCGCGGGTGGGCCGCGCGTGGGCGTCGATCCGGGAGGACGAGGACGCGGCGGAGCTGATGGGCGTGCCGACGTTCAAGTTCAAGCTGGCGGCGTTCGCGATCGGCGCGGCGATCGGCGGCAGCGGCGGCGTGGTGTTCGCGGGGCAGATCACCTCGATCAATCCGCAGAACTTCGAGTTCCTGGTCTCGGCGCTGATCCTGGCCGGCGTGGTGCTGGGCGGGTCGGGCAACCTTCCGGGCGTGATGCTGGGCGCGGCGGTGCTGGCGTGGCTGCCGGAGCGGTTCCGGTTCCTGCACGACTACCGGATGCTGATCTTCGGTGCCGCGCTGGTGGTCATGATGATCTTCCGTCCGGAGGGCCTGTGGCCGTCGCGGCAGCGGAAGGCGGAGCTGGCCGAGGGCACCGGCGGCATGGGCAGCATGGGCGCCGAGGTGGCCGGTCCGGGCCAGTCGGACGCGGCCGCCGTGGAGGAGGGCAAGTGAGCGAGGCTAAGGGCGCGTCGCCCGTCCTGGAGCTGCGGGACGTCGTCATGCGGTTCGGCGGCGTGGTCGCGCTCAACAAGGTGGACATCACGATCCGCGAGGGCGAGATCTTCGCGCTGATCGGCCCGAACGGGGCGGGGAAGACGACGGTGTTCAACGTGACCACCGGCGTCTACCGGCCGACGGAGGGGCAGGTGGTGTTCCGCGGGAAGCGCATCGACGGCAAGAAGCGCTACGTCGTGACGAAGCTGGGGGTGGCGCGCACGTTCCAGAACGTGCGGCTGTTCCACAACATGACGGCGCTGGAGAACGTCATGGTGGGC
The sequence above is a segment of the Actinomadura coerulea genome. Coding sequences within it:
- a CDS encoding branched-chain amino acid ABC transporter permease, whose protein sequence is MLDDFINQFWPSTVDGLALGAIYALLALGYTMVYGVLRLINFAHADIFMVGTFAALWTVRTLDVSAVGGVALIGVVALMAVVGGAVAGGGAMLLEVAAYRPLRKRGASRLAALISAIGASIFIQQLMGTVLIHKVFGTSKEGGKLDVNEHFKKLSDVVDVGPILIRNDQLIVFVGAVVMMVALDQFVNRTKLGRGIRSTAQDPETAVLMGVNIDRVVQVTFLVGGVMAGVAAALYFLRFESTNYFVGFLLGIKAFTAAVLGGIGNLRGALVGGFTLGLLEMYGSSFFGSQWRDVVAFSVLILVLMFRPTGILGESLQRARA
- a CDS encoding branched-chain amino acid ABC transporter permease: MNLTKNANGNGGAGGIRSARDKFSLDPLRDWWASAPGAVRWVVYLLLIVGALLLPSEAIGSFMAPSGSDWPSMLSSQIAIYVLLAIGLNVVVGMAGLLDLGYVAFYAVGGYTMAIFATRYEWNFWESLGLAIGFSALAGVILGAPTLRLRGDYLAIVTLGFGEIVKRTANNSSYVNGPRGVQGIPHPPSLSEFEILGVQPLKYGLLDARPYYYLLVLFIIVAIVFVKRLERSRVGRAWASIREDEDAAELMGVPTFKFKLAAFAIGAAIGGSGGVVFAGQITSINPQNFEFLVSALILAGVVLGGSGNLPGVMLGAAVLAWLPERFRFLHDYRMLIFGAALVVMMIFRPEGLWPSRQRKAELAEGTGGMGSMGAEVAGPGQSDAAAVEEGK